One window from the genome of Sesamum indicum cultivar Zhongzhi No. 13 linkage group LG15, S_indicum_v1.0, whole genome shotgun sequence encodes:
- the LOC105178178 gene encoding protein FREE1-like, whose amino-acid sequence MQQQTDTTPSSYYHQYYQNATAADPPPFNAVSAAPYASAPPVTVSPSDYSNFPSTYPSFPPNPDHVPNPPQYSFPHLHDVSQHHNLYHQNQAPVKYDHVIPTNPSPNPEPKYDPSYSLNYSYGSSAVPYHGNMFESNVDYAGDQGLYDGGVYKYNGGQIESSYGGKGSRSFDSASDGGVMFDDYGRPINVAAGKEPSGHGNSFPKIVKAVPKVEDSEDVKSGIQKFRVKLLSEGFGQTDMDVLCQIGLDGIRFLDPATSRTLKIYPLETVTRWEVLDSYIFAFWAKTSVDPEPRRIRLKSNSYTTNNILDTVTAASIQSKEIGSSINPSDLVKGAEPSVEKKKGFIDWKNLIKPVNEEKDHWVPDEAVTKCTACGTDFSAFNRKHHCRNCGDIFCDKCTQGRIALTAEEHAQPVRVCDRCMAEVTQRLSNKVAPGRVAGLQSHEELARKLQEEMDKKRKTGANPEASGTRTREVACPICTVHLQVRVPSSGSETIECSVCQHPFLVSAH is encoded by the exons ATGCAGCAGCAAACTGACACCACGCCGTCATCCTATTACCACCAATATTATCAGAACGCCACGGCCGCCGATCCTCCGCCGTTCAATGCCGTTTCGGCGGCCCCTTACGCCTCCGCCCCTCCGGTGACGGTTTCACCCTCCGATTACTCCAATTTCCCGTCCACTTACCCCTCCTTTCCCCCGAACCCCGATCATGTCCCTAACCCTCCTCAATATTCTTTCCCTCACCTGCACGACGTTTCTCAACATCATAATTTGTACCATCAAAATCAAGCCCCTGTAAAATACGATCATGTGATCCCTACAAACCCTAGCCCTAACCCAGAACCCAAGTATGATCCCTCATACTCCTTGAATTATTCATATGGCTCTTCAGCTGTGCCGTATCATGGGAATATGTTTGAAAGCAATGTGGACTATGCAGGAGATCAAGGATTATATGATGGCGGCGTTTACAAATATAATGGTGGTCAAATTGAGTCTTCTTATGGGGGGAAAGGAAGCCGATCGTTTGACTCTGCAAGCGACGGTGGTGTGATGTTTGATGATTATGGTAGGCCAATTAATGTTGCTGCAGGAAAAGAGCCGAGTGGACACGGGAATTCTTTTCCTAAGATTGTCAAGGCGGTTCCAAAGGTAGAGGATTCTGAGGATGTTAAAAGTGGTATCCAAAAGTTCCGTGTCAAGCTGTTGTCTGAAGGGTTTGGTCAGACTGATATGGACGTTCTTTGTCAG aTTGGTCTGGATGGAATTCGGTTTTTGGATCCAGCAACTAGTCggacattaaaaatatatccacTTGAGACAGTGACTAGATGGGAG GTGTTAGATTCATATATCTTTGCATTTTGGGCCAAAACCAGTGTTGATCCAGAACCAAGGCGGATTAGGCTGAAATCAAATAGTTATACCACAAACAATATTCTGGACACTGTGACAGCAGCCAGCATACAG TCCAAGGAGATAGGGTCAAGCATTAACCCCTCAGATCTAGTGAAGGGAGCTGAGCCATCAgttgagaagaagaagggcTTCATCGACTGGAAGAACTTGATAAAGCCAGTCAATGAGGAGAAAGATCACTGG GTCCCAGATGAAGCAGTAACCAAGTGCACAGCTTGCGGGACAGATTTTAGTGCTTTTAATCGGAAG CATCACTGCCGAAACTGTGGGGATATTTTCTGTGACAAATGCACACAAGGCAGAATTGCACTTACTGCAGAGGAGCATGCCCAACCAGTTCGAGTTTGCGACAGATGCATG GCCGAGGTAACTCAAAGGCTGAGCAATAAGGTCGCACCTGGTAGAGTTGCTGGGTTGCAGAGCCATGAGGAACTTGCCAGAAAACTTCAG GAGGAGATGGACAAGAAGCGCAAAACAG GTGCAAACCCTGAAGCCTCTGGCACAAGAACGAGAGAAGTTGCCTGTCCGATATGCACAGTCCATTTACag GTTCGGGTTCCTTCATCTGGTTCTGAAACCATAGAATGCAGTGTGTGCCAGCACCCATTCCTTGTCAGTGCTCACTAA